One Cohnella candidum genomic region harbors:
- a CDS encoding aldo/keto reductase has product MDYVKLGSTGAEVSRLCLGCMSYGVPERGPHPWSLNEEQSRPFIKKALELGINFFDTANVYSDGTSEEIVGRALKDFARRDEIVIATKVQGRMRPGPNGAGLSRKAIMQEIDASLRRLGTDYVDLYQIHRWDPQTPIQETMEALHDVVKAGKALYIGASSMYAWQFLKALHVAEKNGWTRFVTMQNYLNLLYREEEREMLPLCEAEKIGVIPWSPLARGRLTRDWEEQSYRSETDEFGKTLYTATAAADRKVVERVAEIAAERGIPRAQVALAWVLQKQPVTAPIIGATKPHHLDDAVAALSVKLTPEEIAKLEEPYVPHPILGGLR; this is encoded by the coding sequence ATGGATTACGTGAAACTCGGCTCTACGGGAGCGGAAGTGTCCCGCCTGTGCCTTGGCTGCATGAGCTACGGCGTCCCGGAGCGGGGCCCGCATCCTTGGTCGCTGAACGAAGAACAGAGCCGGCCTTTTATCAAGAAGGCACTGGAGCTCGGCATCAATTTCTTCGACACCGCCAACGTCTACTCGGACGGGACGAGTGAAGAGATCGTCGGAAGGGCTTTGAAAGATTTCGCGCGACGCGACGAGATCGTCATCGCGACGAAGGTTCAGGGCCGGATGCGGCCGGGACCGAACGGGGCGGGGCTGTCTCGCAAAGCGATCATGCAGGAGATCGATGCAAGCCTGAGAAGGCTCGGTACTGATTACGTCGATCTGTACCAGATCCATCGCTGGGACCCGCAAACGCCGATCCAGGAAACGATGGAGGCGCTGCATGACGTCGTGAAAGCCGGTAAGGCGCTTTACATAGGGGCTTCTTCCATGTACGCCTGGCAATTCCTCAAAGCGCTCCATGTGGCGGAAAAGAACGGCTGGACGCGGTTCGTCACGATGCAGAACTATTTGAACCTGCTGTACCGCGAAGAAGAACGGGAGATGCTGCCGTTGTGCGAAGCGGAGAAGATCGGCGTGATTCCGTGGAGCCCGCTTGCCCGGGGGCGGTTGACGCGCGATTGGGAGGAGCAAAGCTACCGCTCGGAAACGGACGAATTCGGCAAAACGCTTTATACGGCTACGGCGGCGGCAGACCGCAAGGTCGTGGAACGGGTGGCCGAAATCGCGGCGGAACGCGGCATCCCCCGGGCTCAAGTCGCGCTCGCGTGGGTGCTGCAAAAGCAGCCCGTCACCGCTCCGATCATCGGCGCGACCAAGCCGCACCATCTGGACGACGCGGTGGCGGCTCTGTCGGTGAAACTCACGCCCGAAGAGATCGCGAAGCTCGAAGAGCCGTACGTGCCGCACCCCATTCTCGGAGGATTGCGCTGA
- a CDS encoding response regulator — protein MSRPSKETLRILLADDHPMFREGLLSALRHHEEFEVVGEAGGGREAVELAESLQPDVILMDVGMPEMNGITATRTIVNAHPHIHVLILTMFDDDASVFSAMKAGALGYLLKGSDKEDILRAIVAAGNGEAIFSPSIARKMMYYFKTITRKPHVADLFPKLTEREQEVLELIADGLSNEEIARKLDITIKTVRNNVSNLLNKLQVTDRAQAILLAKEAGLGHSEG, from the coding sequence ATGAGCAGACCGTCCAAGGAGACGCTGCGCATTCTTTTGGCGGATGATCATCCGATGTTCCGCGAAGGGCTGTTGTCTGCCCTGCGGCATCATGAAGAATTCGAGGTCGTCGGCGAAGCCGGCGGCGGCCGGGAAGCCGTGGAGCTGGCCGAATCGCTCCAGCCGGACGTCATCCTGATGGACGTCGGCATGCCGGAAATGAACGGAATTACGGCGACACGGACGATCGTGAACGCGCATCCGCATATCCACGTGCTCATCCTGACGATGTTCGACGACGACGCGTCCGTCTTCTCCGCGATGAAGGCCGGCGCGCTGGGCTACCTGCTCAAAGGCTCCGACAAAGAGGACATCCTCCGGGCCATCGTCGCGGCGGGCAACGGCGAAGCGATTTTCAGTCCCTCCATCGCCCGTAAAATGATGTACTACTTCAAAACGATCACCCGCAAGCCCCACGTCGCCGACTTGTTCCCCAAGCTTACGGAACGGGAACAGGAGGTGCTGGAGCTGATCGCGGACGGTTTATCGAACGAAGAGATCGCGCGGAAATTGGACATCACGATTAAAACCGTCCGCAACAACGTTTCGAACCTGCTCAACAAGCTCCAGGTCACGGACCGCGCCCAAGCCATCCTGCTCGCCAAGGAGGCGGGCTTGGGGCATTCGGAGGGGTGA
- a CDS encoding aldo/keto reductase, translating to MEYTKLGRSGLRVSRLCLGTMNFGVDTEEQEAFRIMDAALDAGINFFDTANVYGWGENAGKTEEIIGRWFAQGGGRREKTVIATKMYGDMHDPLDGPNRKEGLSAYKIRRHLEGSLRRMQTDHIELYQMHHVDRSVVWEELWGAFEIAQQQGKIGYVGSSNFAGWDIAVAQGEAKARGHLGLVSEQHKYNLLCRLPELEVLPASQALGLGVIPWSPLDGGMLGGTALKPDAGRRSGGDKARIEKLRPQLEAFAKLAAELGETEDIVALAWLLHQPAVTAPIIGCRTQAQFERSLKAVELKLDEATLGRIDEIFPGPGGSAPNAYAW from the coding sequence ATGGAGTACACCAAATTGGGACGTTCGGGCCTGCGGGTCAGCCGGCTGTGCCTGGGCACGATGAATTTCGGGGTGGACACCGAGGAGCAGGAAGCGTTCCGCATCATGGACGCTGCGCTGGATGCGGGCATTAACTTCTTCGATACCGCGAACGTATACGGCTGGGGCGAGAACGCCGGCAAAACCGAGGAAATCATCGGCCGCTGGTTCGCGCAGGGCGGCGGACGCCGCGAGAAGACGGTCATCGCGACCAAAATGTACGGCGACATGCACGATCCGCTGGACGGCCCGAACCGCAAGGAAGGCTTGTCCGCCTACAAGATCCGCCGCCATCTCGAAGGCTCCCTGCGCCGGATGCAGACGGATCATATCGAGCTGTACCAGATGCACCACGTCGACCGTTCGGTCGTCTGGGAAGAGCTGTGGGGCGCATTCGAAATCGCGCAGCAGCAAGGCAAGATCGGCTATGTCGGCTCCAGCAACTTCGCGGGCTGGGACATCGCCGTCGCGCAAGGCGAAGCCAAGGCGAGAGGCCACCTCGGTCTCGTGTCGGAGCAGCACAAATACAACCTGCTGTGCCGCTTGCCGGAGCTTGAAGTGCTTCCGGCCTCGCAGGCGCTCGGCTTGGGCGTCATCCCTTGGAGTCCGCTGGACGGCGGCATGCTGGGCGGCACGGCGCTGAAGCCGGACGCGGGACGCAGAAGCGGCGGCGACAAAGCGAGGATCGAGAAGCTCCGTCCGCAGCTCGAAGCGTTCGCGAAGCTGGCGGCCGAGCTCGGCGAGACCGAGGACATCGTCGCGCTCGCTTGGCTGCTGCACCAGCCGGCGGTGACGGCGCCGATCATCGGCTGCCGCACGCAGGCCCAATTCGAGCGCAGCCTGAAGGCCGTGGAATTGAAGCTCGACGAAGCAACGCTCGGCCGCATCGACGAGATCTTCCCGGGACCGGGCGGATCCGCGCCGAACGCGTACGCTTGGTAA
- a CDS encoding NAD(P)-dependent oxidoreductase has product MQTVGWIGLGAMGTPMAANLLRAGYRVHVYNRSMEKAAPLIEAGATAAQSPREAAERSDVVVTMVADAAAVERLLVLPDGILSAELNGKTVVNMSTIGPAETRGFAAMVRERGGDFLDAPVSGSVKPAQEGQLIILAGGEADVVERCRPIFDVLGKTTIHFGGAGDGSAAKLVINSLLAMVMQGISEALVMASGLGLDQGKVAALISESAVNAPLFQAKKGMLLQEEFPPAFALKLMTKDLKLAADEAVRRNLPLPVVSTVLNTYLAANANGKGELDLASVYLQLKEMAGMGPAAKED; this is encoded by the coding sequence ATGCAAACGGTAGGTTGGATCGGGTTAGGCGCCATGGGCACGCCGATGGCGGCGAATTTGCTCCGGGCGGGGTATCGGGTGCACGTTTACAATCGTTCCATGGAGAAGGCCGCGCCTTTGATCGAGGCCGGAGCGACGGCGGCCCAGTCGCCCCGCGAAGCGGCGGAGCGGTCGGACGTCGTCGTCACGATGGTTGCCGACGCGGCGGCCGTCGAACGGCTCCTGGTCCTGCCGGACGGCATTCTATCCGCGGAGCTGAACGGCAAAACCGTCGTCAACATGAGTACGATCGGTCCCGCGGAAACGCGAGGGTTCGCCGCAATGGTCCGGGAGCGCGGAGGGGATTTCCTGGACGCCCCGGTGTCGGGCTCGGTCAAGCCGGCCCAAGAAGGGCAGCTCATCATCCTCGCCGGCGGGGAGGCGGACGTGGTGGAACGCTGCCGGCCGATATTCGACGTGCTGGGGAAAACGACGATCCATTTCGGAGGCGCTGGGGACGGAAGCGCCGCCAAACTCGTCATCAACTCGCTTCTGGCGATGGTGATGCAAGGCATCTCGGAGGCGCTCGTGATGGCCTCGGGATTGGGGCTGGATCAGGGGAAGGTAGCCGCTTTGATTTCCGAGTCCGCCGTGAACGCGCCGCTGTTCCAGGCGAAGAAAGGCATGCTGCTGCAAGAGGAGTTCCCTCCCGCGTTCGCGCTCAAATTAATGACCAAGGATTTAAAGCTGGCGGCGGATGAAGCGGTTCGCCGTAACCTTCCGCTTCCCGTCGTTTCCACGGTGCTGAATACTTACCTGGCGGCCAACGCGAACGGAAAAGGCGAGCTGGATTTGGCCTCGGTTTACTTGCAGCTAAAAGAAATGGCCGGTATGGGGCCGGCGGCGAAGGAGGACTAA
- a CDS encoding glycoside hydrolase family 44 protein: MKRKKLKKWLSAIAAAAAATSILAGGIGEADVARAADQPVRLTVYDDGLSGEFADYSWADHDMADRSAPHGGVNAIRLKPNGDDGLYFYKDRIMSVADYPVLEFWMNGGSASGQRLEVVLQSGGQPVASQALSPPQGGWQPVRINLAELDIAGGIVDGILVRGTTGGEQADVLLDDIAFVRETVKVGLEVTPSPLSLLPEDRVTLSAATVFSDGSRTPIEQGVSWSSRNSDVAVVQNGMVTAVSAGKTSIDAEFGGMKISVPVTVADPSAVPQGGSADDRPGVTIYGDTLHEDFRDYSWADHDLTETSTVHAGESAIRMNPSGEGGLYLYRDGGPVNVKDYDTLEFWVHGGVSGGQQLELVFNSGGAPAGRVNIGSLLAGGEIPAGEWAKVSVDLTQMNIENGIFDALLFRGLTDGEQGNVYLDDIRLLEKYVAPPTLKEGVLSQYGMVLAAGDVSSLSYEARYSDGSAKDVTASAQWTSSDPTVVSVDAKGKLQAKGSGMAKISAKFEDSSASMHVQVAAVEPETAYGDRLADGYSNWSWGTSDFDNAAPAASGDRSISFRAKGYEGIWIHRDTTVMDLHGYYGLTLKLHGGTKGGQHLRVNMMDGRNFAGEFNLDDWLPQGIPAGKWTEVKLKFADLGLSELNFDGIVLSAWGEQDQGTVYVDDVKWLRTTEPVNLPDPEVPAVNVTIDAGGAKRALSPGIFGVNFEDMPSEDASTMTFPIKRWGGNQMTRYNWQLDTTNRGGDWYFLNIPNDNDDPSALPNGSLSDRFIVDSKTKGTDVLLQVPTIGWTPKSRDISWSFSIDKYGEQSGNECDWQEAWCRPDAGTGKTKDGSYVTGNDPEDTSKQVGTSFITDWIAHLQQTFGSYVHKYALDNEPMLWPHSHWDVHPEMTTYDEVWNYTSDYAKAIKQADPRAEIFGPVPWGWCEYFYSAKDGCSPGTDMEAHDGKPYLEWYLGKVEEYRQRTGVRLVDVLDIHYYPAENNVPFSSDESPAMTKRRLNSLKSLYDPNFADPSSWIQEPVMLLPRMRDLIARNAPGTKLSISEYNFGDGSGIGSGLAQAEALAIFAREGVDYAMRWGALPGGTPLEDAFKLYLDYDGKGSKIEGDVVGASSSNGDAVGTYAIVSKTGKKYVLLFNKDTAPRMASVKADLDLSDEGQVYRFDAKHRLAAAGTVQGGEDGLNVRLPAKSATLIVLP, encoded by the coding sequence TTGAAACGTAAAAAGTTAAAAAAATGGCTGTCCGCGATCGCGGCGGCGGCAGCGGCAACGTCCATTCTGGCGGGTGGGATCGGCGAGGCGGATGTCGCCCGGGCGGCGGACCAGCCGGTGCGGTTGACCGTCTACGACGACGGATTAAGCGGGGAATTCGCCGATTACAGCTGGGCGGATCACGACATGGCCGACCGGTCGGCGCCGCATGGAGGAGTCAACGCGATTCGGCTGAAGCCGAACGGGGACGATGGGCTTTATTTTTACAAAGATAGAATCATGTCCGTCGCGGATTATCCGGTGTTGGAGTTTTGGATGAACGGGGGCAGCGCAAGCGGCCAGCGGTTGGAGGTCGTGCTGCAATCCGGCGGGCAGCCGGTGGCCAGTCAGGCGCTGAGTCCCCCGCAAGGCGGGTGGCAGCCGGTTCGGATCAACTTGGCGGAACTCGACATCGCGGGCGGTATCGTGGACGGGATTCTCGTTCGGGGAACGACGGGCGGCGAGCAAGCCGACGTGCTGCTGGACGATATCGCATTCGTTCGCGAAACGGTTAAAGTCGGCCTGGAGGTAACGCCTTCGCCTCTTAGCCTGCTGCCGGAAGACCGCGTGACGCTGTCGGCTGCGACCGTCTTCTCCGATGGTTCAAGGACACCGATCGAGCAAGGCGTTTCCTGGAGCTCCCGAAATTCGGACGTCGCGGTCGTGCAAAACGGGATGGTCACCGCGGTGAGCGCGGGCAAAACGTCAATCGACGCAGAGTTCGGCGGCATGAAGATCAGCGTGCCGGTTACGGTGGCGGACCCGAGCGCCGTTCCGCAGGGAGGCTCCGCCGACGATCGGCCCGGCGTTACGATCTACGGAGATACTTTGCATGAAGATTTCCGGGACTACAGCTGGGCGGATCATGACCTGACGGAGACATCGACCGTACATGCCGGAGAGTCTGCTATCCGCATGAATCCTAGCGGTGAAGGCGGATTATACCTGTACCGCGACGGCGGTCCGGTGAATGTCAAAGATTACGACACGCTCGAGTTCTGGGTACATGGCGGCGTTTCCGGAGGTCAGCAGTTGGAGCTCGTGTTCAATTCCGGCGGCGCTCCTGCGGGCAGGGTAAACATCGGCAGCCTGTTGGCTGGAGGGGAGATCCCGGCCGGCGAGTGGGCGAAAGTGAGCGTTGATTTGACGCAGATGAACATCGAAAACGGCATTTTCGACGCTCTGCTGTTCCGCGGTTTGACGGACGGCGAACAAGGCAACGTATATCTCGACGATATCCGCTTGCTGGAGAAATACGTCGCGCCTCCGACCCTGAAGGAAGGCGTTTTGTCCCAGTATGGCATGGTGCTGGCGGCCGGAGACGTTTCGTCCTTGTCCTACGAAGCCCGCTACAGCGACGGCTCGGCGAAGGACGTCACCGCAAGCGCGCAATGGACGTCCAGCGATCCTACGGTCGTTTCCGTGGACGCGAAAGGGAAGCTGCAAGCGAAAGGCAGCGGGATGGCCAAAATCTCAGCCAAGTTCGAAGACAGCTCCGCATCCATGCACGTTCAGGTAGCGGCTGTTGAGCCGGAAACCGCGTACGGCGACAGACTGGCGGATGGGTACTCGAACTGGAGCTGGGGGACGAGCGACTTCGACAACGCCGCTCCGGCAGCCTCGGGTGACCGCTCGATTTCGTTCCGGGCCAAAGGTTACGAAGGAATCTGGATCCATCGGGACACGACCGTGATGGACTTGCACGGTTATTATGGTTTGACGCTTAAGCTTCATGGGGGAACGAAAGGCGGCCAGCATCTGCGCGTGAACATGATGGACGGCCGCAATTTCGCGGGCGAGTTCAATTTGGACGATTGGCTCCCGCAAGGGATACCGGCAGGCAAATGGACCGAAGTGAAGCTGAAATTCGCAGATCTCGGTTTGAGCGAGCTGAACTTCGACGGAATCGTTTTGTCGGCATGGGGCGAACAAGACCAAGGAACGGTTTACGTCGATGACGTGAAGTGGCTCCGTACGACCGAACCGGTCAACCTGCCCGACCCCGAGGTGCCGGCCGTGAATGTCACGATCGACGCCGGCGGTGCCAAACGCGCGCTTAGCCCGGGCATTTTCGGCGTCAATTTCGAAGATATGCCCTCCGAAGACGCTTCGACGATGACGTTCCCGATCAAACGCTGGGGCGGCAACCAGATGACCCGGTACAACTGGCAGTTGGATACGACGAACCGCGGCGGCGACTGGTACTTCCTCAACATTCCGAACGACAACGATGATCCTTCCGCGCTGCCGAACGGCTCGCTGTCGGATCGGTTCATCGTGGATTCCAAAACGAAAGGCACCGACGTGCTGCTCCAAGTGCCGACGATCGGTTGGACGCCGAAAAGCCGGGACATCAGCTGGAGCTTCTCGATCGATAAGTACGGCGAGCAATCCGGCAACGAATGCGATTGGCAAGAAGCTTGGTGCCGTCCGGATGCAGGCACGGGCAAGACGAAGGACGGCAGCTACGTGACGGGCAACGATCCCGAGGATACGTCGAAGCAGGTCGGGACGTCATTTATCACGGATTGGATCGCGCATCTGCAGCAAACGTTCGGTTCCTACGTGCACAAGTACGCGCTCGACAACGAACCGATGCTGTGGCCGCATTCCCACTGGGACGTCCATCCCGAAATGACGACGTATGACGAGGTCTGGAATTATACGTCCGACTATGCCAAGGCGATCAAGCAGGCGGACCCGCGGGCGGAAATTTTCGGACCGGTTCCGTGGGGCTGGTGCGAGTACTTCTACTCCGCGAAAGACGGCTGCTCGCCCGGGACCGACATGGAAGCGCACGACGGAAAGCCTTATCTGGAATGGTACTTGGGCAAGGTGGAGGAGTATCGGCAGCGGACCGGCGTAAGATTGGTCGACGTGCTGGACATCCACTATTATCCGGCGGAAAACAACGTGCCGTTCTCGAGCGACGAGTCTCCGGCGATGACGAAGCGCAGGCTGAACTCGCTGAAGTCGCTCTATGACCCGAATTTCGCGGATCCGTCTTCCTGGATCCAAGAGCCGGTCATGCTGCTCCCCCGCATGAGGGACCTCATCGCGCGGAACGCGCCGGGCACGAAGTTGTCGATCTCGGAGTACAACTTCGGCGACGGAAGCGGGATCGGCAGCGGTTTGGCTCAGGCGGAAGCGCTCGCGATTTTCGCACGGGAAGGCGTCGATTACGCGATGCGCTGGGGTGCGCTGCCCGGCGGCACTCCGCTGGAAGACGCGTTTAAGCTCTATCTGGATTATGACGGCAAAGGCAGCAAAATCGAAGGCGACGTCGTCGGCGCCTCCAGCTCGAACGGGGACGCGGTCGGAACCTACGCCATCGTCTCGAAGACGGGCAAGAAATACGTTTTGCTGTTCAACAAAGATACCGCGCCGCGCATGGCGAGCGTCAAAGCGGACCTCGATCTGTCCGACGAGGGGCAAGTTTACCGGTTCGACGCGAAGCATCGCCTGGCGGCTGCCGGCACGGTGCAAGGCGGCGAGGACGGTTTGAACGTCCGGCTGCCCGCGAAATCCGCGACGCTGATCGTGCTGCCGTAA
- a CDS encoding SRPBCC family protein, with amino-acid sequence MIAHVAIEAPVEKVFERLVDPDYRVQWIQNAFNIRYDGGASCTAPGASFVQVQKEGGKTLCFRGLNLSVEEPNIFRYRLSDHMFDIESTYRLVTLQSGTLVQMTAELRGRNPVTKVISRWTAGARQRLAGEELHALKQLCEGA; translated from the coding sequence ATGATTGCGCATGTCGCCATTGAAGCGCCGGTCGAGAAGGTGTTCGAACGTCTCGTGGACCCGGACTACCGGGTGCAGTGGATCCAGAACGCGTTCAACATCCGGTACGACGGCGGAGCTTCCTGCACCGCGCCGGGAGCATCCTTCGTTCAGGTGCAGAAGGAAGGCGGGAAGACGCTGTGCTTCCGGGGATTGAATCTGTCCGTGGAGGAGCCGAACATTTTCCGCTATCGGTTGTCGGACCATATGTTCGACATTGAATCCACGTACAGGCTCGTGACGCTCCAGTCCGGCACGCTGGTTCAGATGACGGCGGAGCTGCGGGGCCGAAACCCGGTCACCAAAGTGATCAGCAGGTGGACGGCCGGAGCGAGGCAGCGCCTCGCGGGAGAAGAACTGCATGCGCTGAAGCAGCTGTGCGAAGGCGCTTGA
- a CDS encoding DNA-binding response regulator, whose product MGTQFKMAHQQWIAKHVNARRGEARRRLIDGHAHAEQAMAEKVWWPAFGHFDHLHPEYEVVDFFGGKRYVDFAYIRGGLYIAIEVDPFGTHYGRLDRRQYSNQWVRQMHLFNDGWLFIRISYDDILERPRLWQQLLQQMVGRLFGDPGLRYDLSASERDILRLASRLDRPIKLADVRTLLDCAYDSARKPITSLVDKKWLIPVGKGTSRVHAWRLDEARKLPPM is encoded by the coding sequence GTGGGTACTCAGTTTAAGATGGCGCATCAACAGTGGATTGCGAAACATGTAAACGCTCGGCGCGGCGAAGCCCGCAGAAGGTTGATAGACGGCCATGCGCATGCGGAACAGGCGATGGCTGAAAAAGTTTGGTGGCCGGCTTTCGGACATTTCGATCATCTGCATCCCGAGTATGAAGTTGTGGATTTTTTCGGCGGAAAACGATATGTGGACTTCGCCTATATCCGGGGCGGTCTTTATATCGCGATAGAGGTAGACCCTTTCGGCACTCATTACGGCAGGCTGGACCGCAGACAGTACAGTAACCAATGGGTGCGGCAAATGCATTTGTTCAACGATGGTTGGCTATTCATTCGCATCAGCTACGACGATATCCTCGAACGCCCTCGCCTCTGGCAGCAATTGTTGCAGCAAATGGTCGGACGATTGTTCGGGGACCCCGGACTCCGCTATGACCTGTCCGCGAGCGAAAGAGATATCCTTCGTTTGGCTTCCCGTTTGGACCGCCCCATCAAACTGGCGGATGTCCGCACCCTGCTCGATTGCGCCTACGATTCCGCGCGGAAACCGATCACGAGCCTGGTAGACAAAAAGTGGCTGATCCCGGTAGGAAAGGGAACTTCCCGCGTGCATGCGTGGCGCTTGGACGAAGCCCGCAAACTTCCGCCGATGTGA